A stretch of Ferribacterium limneticum DNA encodes these proteins:
- the mltB gene encoding lytic murein transglycosylase B, which translates to MMTLKLKKTLATVVLATLATLADAAPNAPTFADDPAAIEFARDLEQRHGFNADAIISQFAQTRPNAKVLQLIKPPTSPLQRSWERYRPRFLNDRRIDGGVRFWQENSAQLAKAQALYGVPAEIIVSIIGVETEYGRNTGGFRVLEALATLAFNYPPRAEFFRTELEQFLLLSRENGLDPLAVKGSFAGAIGIPQFMPGSQRRYAVDFDGDQRVDLGNSVDDAIGSVGHFLEQHGWQAGQPIAVPALTSGTPDAALTQAGIRPSLKVGELAEKGIRAEIDPETTAALIDLVSPGRETEYWLGFDNFYVITRYNRSSFYAMSVFQLAEEIRSRMCAQQATTATNREKYCRA; encoded by the coding sequence ATGATGACTCTGAAACTGAAAAAAACCCTGGCCACCGTAGTCCTTGCCACCCTGGCGACGCTGGCCGACGCCGCGCCGAATGCCCCAACCTTTGCCGACGATCCCGCCGCCATCGAATTCGCCCGCGATCTGGAGCAACGCCACGGGTTCAATGCCGATGCAATCATCAGCCAGTTTGCCCAGACCCGGCCCAATGCCAAGGTGCTGCAACTGATCAAACCGCCCACCTCGCCGCTGCAGCGCTCGTGGGAACGTTACCGGCCGCGCTTCCTGAACGATCGGCGAATCGACGGCGGCGTCCGCTTCTGGCAGGAAAACAGCGCTCAACTGGCCAAGGCGCAGGCACTTTACGGCGTACCGGCCGAAATCATCGTTTCCATCATCGGCGTCGAAACCGAATATGGCCGCAACACGGGTGGCTTCCGTGTTCTCGAAGCCCTCGCCACACTGGCCTTCAACTATCCGCCGCGGGCCGAGTTTTTCCGCACCGAACTGGAGCAGTTCCTGCTGCTAAGTCGGGAAAACGGCCTGGATCCGCTCGCGGTCAAAGGCTCCTTTGCCGGCGCCATCGGCATCCCTCAATTCATGCCCGGCAGCCAGCGTCGCTATGCCGTGGATTTTGATGGCGACCAGCGCGTCGATCTCGGCAATAGTGTCGATGATGCCATCGGTAGCGTCGGCCACTTCCTGGAGCAGCATGGCTGGCAGGCTGGGCAACCGATTGCCGTTCCGGCGCTGACCAGCGGCACACCGGATGCCGCGCTGACCCAGGCCGGCATCCGGCCCAGCCTCAAGGTTGGAGAACTGGCGGAGAAAGGCATTCGGGCAGAAATCGATCCTGAGACAACCGCGGCATTGATCGATCTCGTTTCACCGGGGCGCGAAACAGAATACTGGCTGGGATTCGACAATTTCTACGTGATCACGCGCTATAACCGCTCCAGCTTCTACGCTATGTCGGTCTTCCAGCTGGCGGAAGAAATCCGCAGCCGGATGTGCGCCCAGCAAGCGACTACAGCAACGAATCGCGAGAAATATTGCCGCGCTTGA
- the pheS gene encoding phenylalanine--tRNA ligase subunit alpha: protein MDNLNQIVSEAQAAFAAISDPDALEQVKARFLGKSGQITELLKGLGKLPPDEKKVAGAAINVAKSAVETALNERREAIRKAALDARLAEEALDVTLPGRAEARGGLHPVTRTLERIESLFASIGFEVADGPEIEEDFYNFTAMNTPEDHPARSMHDTFYLQNPDGSLADKVLLRTHTSPIQARYMQAHVARYGAQEKMPEIRIIAPGRVYRVDSDATHSPMFHQVEGLWVGEGVSFADLKGVIADFLKSFFETDDLTVRFRPSFFPFTEPSAEIDVAFMSGALKGRWLEIAGCGMVHPNVLRIAGIDPEKYTGFAFGFGQDRLTMLRYGINDLRLFFEGDLRFLRQFN, encoded by the coding sequence ATGGATAATCTCAATCAGATCGTTAGCGAAGCACAAGCTGCCTTTGCTGCCATTTCCGACCCGGACGCGCTGGAACAGGTCAAGGCCCGTTTCCTCGGCAAGAGCGGTCAGATTACCGAGCTCCTGAAGGGACTCGGCAAACTGCCGCCCGATGAGAAGAAAGTAGCCGGTGCGGCGATCAATGTCGCCAAGAGCGCCGTTGAGACCGCGCTCAACGAGCGCCGCGAAGCGATCCGCAAGGCGGCGCTGGATGCCCGTCTGGCCGAAGAGGCGCTGGATGTTACGCTGCCCGGTCGCGCTGAAGCGCGCGGCGGCCTGCACCCGGTGACGCGCACATTGGAACGCATCGAGTCGTTATTCGCCTCGATTGGCTTCGAAGTCGCTGACGGCCCGGAAATTGAAGAAGATTTCTACAATTTCACCGCCATGAACACGCCCGAAGATCACCCGGCGCGTTCGATGCACGATACCTTTTACCTGCAGAACCCGGACGGTTCGCTGGCCGACAAGGTGCTGCTACGCACTCATACCAGCCCGATTCAGGCGCGTTACATGCAAGCGCATGTCGCCCGCTACGGTGCGCAGGAAAAAATGCCCGAAATCCGCATCATCGCGCCTGGTCGCGTCTATCGCGTCGATTCCGATGCGACTCATTCGCCGATGTTCCACCAGGTCGAAGGCCTGTGGGTCGGCGAGGGCGTTTCCTTTGCCGATCTGAAGGGGGTTATTGCCGATTTCCTCAAGAGCTTCTTTGAGACCGATGACTTGACGGTGCGTTTCCGTCCGTCCTTCTTCCCGTTCACCGAGCCGTCCGCCGAGATCGACGTCGCCTTCATGAGCGGCGCGTTGAAAGGCCGCTGGCTGGAAATCGCCGGTTGCGGCATGGTGCATCCGAATGTGCTGCGCATCGCCGGCATTGATCCGGAAAAGTACACCGGCTTTGCCTTTGGCTTCGGTCAGGATCGCCTGACCATGCTGCGCTATGGCATCAATGATCTTCGCCTGTTCTTTGAAGGCGACCTGCGTTTCCTGCGTCAGTTCAACTGA
- the rpoS gene encoding RNA polymerase sigma factor RpoS translates to MSHTGEGLEEEFEGQPDESVLPPEPEQVLPEIELLEDVTQLYLSEIGAKPLLTPAEELATARLVRDGDFAARQRMIEHNLRLVVNIAKHYLNRGIPLLDLIEEGNLGLIHALEKFDPERGFRFSTYATWWIRQNIERGIMNQSRTIRLPVHIVKEINVVLRAMRHLESADKRDSTVERIALLIDRSVEDVRRILSLNEHIASLDAPLEIDPNHTMAEVIADDGGSDPESLLQSSEIGSLVDDWLAQLTERQRSVIERRYGLNGADLATLDVIAIDLGLTRERVRQIQMEGLDRLRKIIKRGNISRDSLL, encoded by the coding sequence ATGAGCCATACGGGCGAAGGTCTGGAGGAAGAGTTCGAGGGGCAGCCCGATGAATCGGTCCTGCCGCCTGAGCCTGAACAGGTCTTGCCTGAAATTGAACTGCTTGAGGATGTCACCCAGCTCTACCTGAGCGAAATCGGTGCCAAACCCTTGCTGACCCCGGCCGAAGAATTGGCGACGGCACGCCTCGTCCGGGATGGAGACTTCGCAGCCCGCCAGCGCATGATCGAGCACAATCTGCGGCTGGTCGTGAATATTGCCAAGCATTACCTGAATCGGGGAATTCCGCTGCTCGATTTGATCGAAGAGGGCAATCTCGGCTTGATCCATGCTCTGGAGAAATTCGATCCGGAGCGTGGATTCAGATTCTCGACCTATGCAACCTGGTGGATACGTCAGAACATCGAGCGCGGCATCATGAACCAGTCGCGAACGATCCGTTTGCCGGTGCATATCGTCAAGGAAATCAACGTTGTTCTGCGTGCCATGCGGCATCTGGAATCGGCGGACAAGCGGGATTCGACGGTCGAGCGCATTGCGCTCCTGATCGACCGCTCGGTTGAGGATGTGCGCCGTATCCTGTCGCTCAACGAGCACATTGCCTCGCTGGATGCACCGCTGGAGATTGATCCCAATCACACCATGGCCGAGGTGATCGCCGACGATGGCGGGAGCGATCCGGAATCCTTGCTGCAATCGAGCGAGATTGGTTCGCTGGTCGACGATTGGCTGGCGCAGTTGACCGAACGGCAGCGCTCGGTCATCGAGCGCCGCTATGGTCTGAATGGGGCCGATCTGGCGACGCTGGACGTGATTGCCATTGATCTGGGCTTGACCCGCGAACGAGTCAGACAGATTCAGATGGAAGGTCTGGACCGTCTGCGCAAGATCATCAAGCGCGGCAATATTTCTCGCGATTCGTTGCTGTAG
- a CDS encoding MerR family transcriptional regulator, which translates to MEPRHKTTGGEELPPIPAKRYFTIGEVSELCGVKPHVLRYWEQEFNQLKPVKRRGNRRYYQHHEVLLVRRIRELLYNQGFTISGARNRLDEGGAVEVVSATHSETGKIPGGLRSELKSIIEMLQL; encoded by the coding sequence ATGGAACCGCGGCATAAAACAACGGGCGGCGAAGAGCTGCCTCCCATTCCGGCCAAGCGCTATTTCACCATTGGTGAAGTTAGTGAATTGTGCGGCGTTAAACCGCATGTGTTGCGCTATTGGGAGCAGGAATTTAACCAGCTCAAGCCAGTAAAGCGTCGTGGAAATCGTCGCTATTACCAGCATCATGAGGTTTTACTGGTTCGCCGGATTCGCGAGCTTCTTTACAATCAGGGGTTTACAATTAGCGGTGCTCGTAATCGCCTGGATGAAGGTGGTGCTGTCGAGGTTGTTTCGGCTACTCATTCCGAAACGGGAAAAATCCCCGGTGGCCTGCGTAGTGAATTGAAATCAATTATCGAGATGCTGCAGCTTTGA
- a CDS encoding integration host factor subunit alpha, protein MTLTKAELADLLFEKVGLNKREAKDMVEAFFEEIRNALEVGDGVKLSGFGNFQLRDKPQRPGRNPKTGQEIPITARRVVTFHASQKLKSDVELAFDGTAA, encoded by the coding sequence ATGACGCTAACCAAAGCTGAGCTCGCTGACCTGCTTTTCGAAAAAGTTGGCCTTAACAAGCGAGAGGCCAAAGATATGGTCGAAGCTTTTTTCGAAGAGATTCGCAATGCCTTGGAAGTCGGAGATGGTGTCAAACTATCCGGTTTTGGCAATTTTCAGTTGCGTGACAAACCTCAGCGTCCGGGACGTAATCCCAAGACTGGTCAGGAAATCCCCATTACTGCACGTCGTGTTGTGACCTTTCATGCCAGCCAGAAACTGAAGTCCGATGTCGAGTTAGCCTTTGATGGAACCGCGGCATAA
- a CDS encoding transglutaminase TgpA family protein, with amino-acid sequence MSTPASEALDRQATPWLFATALATTAPHVLHQPPWLSALAGLLLFWATWLWWRDQRLPGRWILLPLVGAGCAGILIEFHTLFGRDAGVAMLVVFMAMKLLELKSRRDAMVVVTLGYFLLLTHYFYSQSIPTGLWLLASMCLVTGTLIRLHGGPASTPRHSLRYATLLCLQAVPFMLVLYLLFPRISGPLWGLPSDAHAGMTGLSDTMSPGSISNLAQSADIAFRVRFDGAIPPKQKLYWRGPVMETFDGTTWRRHEGRLPAERVENLSPPISYETTLEAHNQHWLLALEAPNALPPETSLNGTLTAASRRAITERQRFRLSATLDYRFNTSEDPLTLRRNLALPTELNPKTRSLGSQWQASGMAPKAMIDKALGMFASDFTYTLRPPLLGRNGIDEFLFQSRRGFCEHYAAAFVVLMRAAGIPARVVGGYQGGEHNPLDGYLVVRQSDAHAWAEVWLNGQGWVRIDPTAAVSPSRIETGIADALPFGEPLPALVQWRADWVRTLRYRWEAINNSWNQQVLGYDMQRQRELLSRLGLPDADWRNLASLLGIFCSLLVAALTAWTLYQRPKRDPARQLWQKALRHLARRQVDCAPWETPLALAQRVQERHPELADAFQRLADAYLQARYGRSDNNLKALREAVAQLR; translated from the coding sequence ATGAGCACGCCAGCCAGCGAAGCCCTCGATCGCCAGGCCACGCCCTGGTTATTCGCCACGGCGCTAGCCACCACGGCACCGCACGTGCTGCATCAACCGCCTTGGCTCAGCGCCCTGGCCGGACTGCTGCTCTTCTGGGCCACCTGGCTCTGGTGGCGGGACCAGCGCCTGCCAGGGCGCTGGATACTCCTGCCACTGGTCGGCGCCGGTTGCGCCGGTATCCTTATTGAATTCCATACCCTGTTTGGGCGCGACGCCGGGGTCGCCATGCTGGTCGTCTTCATGGCCATGAAACTGCTCGAATTGAAATCCCGGCGCGATGCGATGGTCGTGGTCACGCTCGGTTATTTCCTGCTGCTGACCCATTACTTTTATTCGCAAAGTATCCCCACCGGCCTGTGGCTGCTGGCCAGCATGTGCCTGGTTACCGGAACATTGATCCGCCTGCATGGCGGCCCGGCCAGCACGCCGCGCCACAGTCTGCGCTACGCCACGCTGCTGTGCCTGCAGGCCGTTCCGTTCATGCTGGTGCTCTATCTGTTGTTCCCGCGCATCTCAGGGCCGCTCTGGGGCTTGCCGTCGGATGCCCACGCCGGGATGACCGGGCTTTCCGACACCATGTCGCCCGGCAGTATCTCCAACCTCGCCCAGAGCGCCGACATCGCTTTCCGCGTCCGCTTCGATGGAGCAATCCCCCCAAAGCAGAAGCTCTACTGGCGTGGCCCGGTCATGGAGACTTTCGACGGCACCACCTGGCGCCGCCACGAAGGTCGTCTGCCGGCGGAACGCGTGGAAAACCTGTCGCCGCCGATCAGCTACGAAACCACGCTGGAGGCTCACAACCAGCACTGGCTGCTGGCCCTTGAAGCGCCAAATGCTCTGCCGCCGGAAACCAGCCTGAATGGCACGCTGACTGCAGCCAGCCGCCGAGCGATCACCGAGCGGCAACGCTTCCGCCTCTCTGCCACGCTCGACTATCGCTTCAACACCAGCGAAGACCCGCTGACTCTCCGGCGCAACCTTGCCCTCCCCACAGAACTCAACCCCAAGACCCGCTCACTGGGCAGCCAGTGGCAAGCCTCGGGCATGGCCCCGAAAGCCATGATCGACAAGGCGCTTGGCATGTTCGCAAGCGATTTCACCTACACCCTGCGTCCGCCGCTGCTTGGCCGAAACGGCATTGATGAATTCCTGTTCCAGAGCCGTCGTGGCTTCTGCGAACACTATGCAGCCGCCTTCGTCGTCCTGATGCGGGCAGCCGGCATCCCGGCCCGCGTGGTCGGCGGTTATCAGGGCGGCGAGCACAACCCACTCGACGGCTATCTCGTCGTCCGTCAATCCGATGCCCATGCCTGGGCTGAGGTCTGGCTGAATGGACAGGGCTGGGTTCGCATCGATCCAACCGCAGCCGTTTCGCCCAGCCGTATCGAAACCGGCATTGCCGATGCCCTGCCCTTCGGCGAACCTTTGCCGGCCCTGGTTCAATGGCGAGCCGACTGGGTACGCACCCTGCGTTACCGCTGGGAGGCCATCAACAATAGCTGGAACCAGCAGGTACTCGGCTACGACATGCAACGCCAGCGCGAACTGCTTTCCCGACTGGGTTTGCCCGATGCCGACTGGCGAAATCTGGCAAGCCTGTTAGGCATCTTCTGCAGCCTGCTGGTTGCTGCGCTGACGGCCTGGACACTCTACCAGCGCCCCAAGCGTGACCCGGCCCGCCAACTTTGGCAGAAGGCCTTGCGACATCTGGCCCGAAGACAGGTAGACTGCGCGCCCTGGGAAACGCCGCTGGCATTGGCGCAGCGCGTGCAGGAACGTCACCCCGAGCTGGCCGATGCCTTCCAGCGTTTGGCCGATGCCTATCTGCAGGCCCGCTACGGCCGATCCGACAACAACCTGAAAGCCCTGCGCGAAGCAGTCGCGCAATTGCGATGA
- the surE gene encoding 5'/3'-nucleotidase SurE — MRILLSNDDGYFAPGLAALAEALEGLGEVVVVAPEQNRSGASNSLTLDRPLLLKKAANGFYFVNGTPTDCVHLAVTGMLDRLPDIIVSGINLGANMGDDTIYSGTVAAATEGYLLGIPSIAVSMTSFEGNNFASAGQVARELVERFVRNPIMEPILLNVNVPDIPYSELKGTEVTRLGRRHKAEPVVKMQSPRNETVYWVGAAGAAADAGPGTDFNAVERGFVSITPLQIDLTHSAQLSHIDQWMR, encoded by the coding sequence ATGCGTATTCTGCTCAGTAATGATGACGGCTATTTTGCTCCGGGGCTTGCCGCGCTGGCTGAAGCCTTGGAAGGGCTTGGCGAGGTGGTTGTCGTTGCTCCGGAGCAGAATCGCAGCGGGGCTAGTAATTCGCTGACACTGGATCGGCCACTATTGCTCAAAAAGGCGGCCAATGGATTTTATTTCGTCAATGGCACACCGACTGACTGTGTGCATTTGGCGGTGACCGGCATGCTTGATAGATTGCCGGATATTATTGTTTCCGGAATTAATCTGGGCGCCAATATGGGCGACGATACGATTTATTCCGGAACTGTCGCTGCTGCAACAGAGGGGTATTTGCTGGGCATTCCTTCTATTGCAGTTTCCATGACCAGTTTTGAGGGTAATAATTTTGCCTCGGCTGGTCAGGTGGCTCGTGAATTGGTTGAGCGCTTTGTTCGTAATCCAATCATGGAACCGATATTGCTGAATGTGAATGTCCCGGATATTCCGTATTCCGAATTGAAGGGTACGGAAGTTACCCGTCTTGGCCGTCGGCATAAGGCTGAGCCGGTAGTCAAGATGCAGTCGCCCCGTAATGAGACGGTTTATTGGGTGGGCGCGGCCGGTGCGGCGGCTGATGCTGGGCCGGGGACTGACTTTAATGCGGTCGAGCGCGGCTTCGTTTCAATTACCCCTTTGCAGATCGATCTGACGCACTCAGCTCAGCTGTCGCACATTGATCAGTGGATGAGGTGA
- a CDS encoding protein-L-isoaspartate(D-aspartate) O-methyltransferase, whose protein sequence is MIERLREKGIRNEAVLKAMAAVPRHVFVEEALASRAYEDTALPLGMGQTISQPFVVARMIELLLNGRSTLGKTLEVGAGCGYQAAVLAQLTKDVYAVERLGPLLEKAKANMRTLQQFNVRLKHADGQLGLPEAGPFDSIIVAAAGTHVPPALLEQLALGGRLILPVGAGEQYLSFIEHTPQGYVETRLDAVRFVPLLSGTQ, encoded by the coding sequence ATGATCGAGCGCCTGCGTGAAAAGGGAATCCGCAACGAGGCGGTACTCAAGGCGATGGCGGCTGTGCCTCGCCACGTCTTCGTCGAAGAGGCGCTGGCTTCACGGGCTTATGAAGACACAGCCTTGCCGCTGGGTATGGGGCAGACGATTTCCCAGCCTTTTGTAGTGGCTCGCATGATCGAGCTCCTGCTCAACGGGCGAAGCACTTTGGGCAAAACCTTGGAGGTGGGGGCCGGTTGTGGTTATCAGGCAGCCGTGCTCGCCCAATTGACCAAGGATGTCTATGCCGTCGAACGGCTGGGGCCGTTGCTCGAAAAGGCCAAGGCCAACATGCGGACCTTGCAGCAGTTCAATGTCCGTTTGAAACACGCTGATGGCCAGCTTGGTTTACCCGAGGCGGGGCCATTTGACAGTATCATAGTGGCTGCTGCCGGAACCCACGTGCCGCCTGCTTTGCTCGAACAGCTTGCACTGGGTGGACGTCTGATCTTGCCAGTTGGGGCCGGTGAACAGTATCTTAGCTTTATCGAACATACGCCTCAGGGATATGTCGAAACGCGGCTTGATGCCGTACGTTTCGTCCCATTACTTTCAGGAACGCAATGA
- a CDS encoding peptidoglycan DD-metalloendopeptidase family protein encodes MIRIVAAILPTLLLVGCMSQQPVPAVDRSGTGQSRAASAAQPTGPGYYTVKRGDTLYRIALENGQDHRDIAAWNNVANPSAIKEGQVLRVQPPGAPESADGAVTKPIANGSVLEARSLDQPAGALVTSPGLKREPRVGKEPYSDEAYARLNKTGEPVKPVEIKPEAKPEVPAAAPAVAAGPDDVPWLWPTSAKVSAPYSDSGNKGLDFAGKAGDPVLAAGDGKVVYAGSGLRGFGELVIVKHNATYLSAYAHNRKILVKEGQQVSRGQKIAEMGNTDAESVKLHFEIRKQGKPVDPAQYLPKR; translated from the coding sequence ATGATTCGAATCGTCGCCGCAATTCTTCCAACGCTGCTCCTGGTTGGCTGCATGTCTCAGCAACCGGTGCCGGCAGTGGATCGCTCCGGAACGGGGCAATCCAGGGCAGCGAGTGCCGCTCAACCAACGGGGCCGGGTTATTACACGGTCAAGCGTGGCGATACGCTGTACCGGATTGCTCTGGAAAATGGCCAGGATCACCGCGACATTGCTGCCTGGAACAATGTTGCCAACCCTTCGGCGATCAAGGAAGGGCAGGTCTTGCGTGTGCAGCCGCCAGGGGCACCGGAATCTGCCGACGGCGCCGTCACCAAGCCGATTGCCAATGGATCAGTGCTTGAGGCGCGTTCGCTGGATCAGCCGGCCGGGGCTTTGGTTACGTCGCCCGGCCTGAAGCGCGAGCCGCGCGTTGGCAAGGAACCATATTCCGACGAGGCCTATGCCCGTCTGAACAAGACTGGCGAACCGGTAAAGCCGGTAGAGATCAAGCCAGAAGCAAAGCCGGAAGTGCCCGCCGCTGCACCAGCCGTGGCAGCTGGCCCGGATGATGTGCCTTGGCTATGGCCGACTTCGGCCAAGGTTTCTGCGCCATACAGCGATTCCGGTAACAAGGGGCTGGATTTTGCCGGCAAAGCGGGCGATCCCGTCCTGGCAGCCGGAGATGGCAAGGTGGTTTACGCCGGCAGCGGTTTGCGTGGTTTTGGCGAGTTGGTGATCGTCAAGCACAACGCGACCTATCTCTCCGCTTACGCACACAACCGCAAGATTCTGGTCAAGGAAGGCCAGCAGGTCAGCCGGGGCCAGAAGATTGCCGAAATGGGCAACACGGATGCGGAGTCGGTCAAACTGCATTTTGAAATCCGCAAGCAGGGTAAGCCGGTTGATCCGGCGCAATATCTGCCGAAGCGATGA
- a CDS encoding H-NS histone family protein, translated as MDLSTLSVAQLRDLQQQIPAELKRREAQEKVNVLNELRAFAKTRGYAIEELLGKETKVKAVTGNKVKVKYRHPQNSELEWTGRGRKPKWVEAWVANGASLDGLLV; from the coding sequence ATGGATTTGTCCACTTTGTCCGTTGCTCAGTTGCGCGATTTGCAGCAACAAATTCCGGCCGAGCTTAAGCGCCGTGAAGCTCAGGAAAAGGTTAATGTCCTGAATGAATTGCGTGCCTTTGCCAAAACCCGCGGTTATGCCATCGAGGAATTGCTAGGCAAGGAAACCAAGGTAAAGGCAGTGACCGGGAATAAGGTCAAGGTCAAATATCGTCATCCGCAGAATTCGGAACTGGAATGGACTGGTCGTGGTCGCAAGCCAAAATGGGTTGAGGCCTGGGTGGCTAATGGTGCCAGCCTAGACGGTTTGTTGGTCTAA
- the pheT gene encoding phenylalanine--tRNA ligase subunit beta, with protein sequence MKFSESWLRTLVDPKLSSEELSHLLTMAGLEVEELDPVAPAFDSVVVAHVLEVVKHPDADRLNVCQVDTGNGMSTTIVCGAPNVAVGLKVPCALPGAKLPGDFTIKIAKVRGIESSGMLCSAKELGIAEEASGLLILPGDAPVGQSIREYLDLDDNLFELKLTPNRADCLSLLGIAREVGAITGVATSLPVVPEVAASIADSRTIVLDAPDACPLYCGRILKGVNAKAPTPEWIKRRLERSGIRAISALVDVTNYVMLELGQPLHAFDNTKLEGAVHARLAKPEEKLLLLNEQTIAVDADVLMIADDVKPLAMAGIMGGEESGITLDTSELFLESAFFAPKAIAGRARRYGFGSDASHRFERGVDFGGARRAIERATQLILDICGGQVGPVVEAKAALPVRNPVRLRTARAEMVLGLPLGAERIAGLFAGLDLSFVREGDDFLVTPPSWRFDMEIEEDLIEEIARLYGYDNIPSVSPRGPLKMLVQPEARRPAYRVRQMLADRGYQEVVNFAFVEAAWEADFAANVTEAELIRLANPIASQMAVMRSTLFGGLISNLVTNLKRKQTRVRLFEVGRTFHRDADALPVNGFRQPWRLAGLAFGGALPEGWGSGARKVDFYDVKGDIEALLAPAILHFEKLVHPALHPGRAARILLDGRDIGCVGELHPEWVQKYDLPQAPVVFELDFDAVKVANVPAYAELSKFPPVIRDLAIVVDQNVVLQTLLDGLKGQVSDLIQDIQLFDIYVGKGVPENKKSLAFRIVMQDTQRTLQDSEVDAAMQQLVSCFEQAFGAQLRA encoded by the coding sequence ATGAAATTCTCCGAATCCTGGCTGCGTACCCTTGTCGATCCCAAACTGTCGAGCGAGGAACTCTCCCATCTGTTGACCATGGCCGGCCTGGAGGTCGAGGAACTCGACCCGGTCGCTCCGGCTTTTGACAGCGTCGTTGTTGCCCATGTGCTGGAAGTGGTCAAGCACCCCGATGCTGACCGTCTGAACGTTTGCCAGGTCGATACTGGCAACGGTATGTCGACGACCATCGTCTGCGGTGCTCCGAACGTGGCCGTCGGCTTGAAGGTGCCGTGCGCGCTACCCGGCGCCAAGCTGCCCGGTGATTTCACCATCAAGATTGCCAAGGTGCGTGGCATCGAATCGTCCGGCATGCTGTGTTCCGCCAAGGAACTGGGTATTGCCGAAGAGGCCTCCGGCCTGTTGATCCTGCCGGGCGATGCGCCGGTTGGTCAGTCGATCCGCGAGTATCTTGATCTCGACGACAACCTGTTCGAGTTGAAGCTGACGCCAAACCGTGCCGACTGTCTCTCCTTGCTCGGGATCGCCCGAGAGGTCGGCGCTATTACCGGCGTGGCGACCAGCCTGCCGGTCGTGCCGGAAGTGGCGGCCAGCATTGCCGATAGCCGCACCATTGTGCTCGATGCGCCGGATGCCTGTCCGTTGTATTGCGGTCGCATCCTCAAGGGGGTCAATGCCAAGGCACCGACGCCAGAGTGGATAAAGCGCCGCCTCGAACGTAGCGGTATCCGCGCCATCTCGGCGCTGGTTGATGTCACGAACTACGTGATGCTCGAACTTGGGCAGCCATTGCATGCTTTCGATAACACCAAACTGGAAGGTGCTGTGCATGCCCGCTTGGCGAAGCCGGAAGAAAAACTGCTGCTGTTGAACGAGCAGACCATCGCGGTTGACGCCGATGTCCTGATGATCGCAGATGACGTGAAGCCCTTGGCCATGGCCGGCATCATGGGAGGCGAGGAAAGTGGTATCACGCTGGATACAAGTGAGCTTTTTCTGGAGTCCGCTTTCTTCGCACCCAAGGCTATTGCCGGCCGGGCTCGTCGCTACGGCTTTGGCTCGGATGCATCGCACCGCTTCGAACGCGGCGTCGATTTCGGGGGGGCGCGGCGGGCTATCGAGCGTGCCACGCAATTGATTCTCGACATCTGCGGCGGCCAAGTCGGTCCAGTCGTCGAAGCCAAGGCTGCTTTGCCAGTTCGTAATCCGGTTCGCCTGCGTACGGCTCGTGCCGAAATGGTGCTTGGCCTGCCGCTCGGTGCTGAACGCATTGCCGGTCTGTTTGCCGGTCTTGATCTGTCTTTCGTGCGCGAAGGCGATGATTTCCTTGTGACGCCGCCATCCTGGCGCTTCGATATGGAAATCGAAGAGGACCTGATCGAGGAAATTGCCCGCCTGTACGGCTACGACAACATTCCTTCTGTTTCCCCGCGCGGGCCGCTGAAAATGCTGGTCCAGCCGGAAGCCCGGCGCCCAGCCTATCGCGTTCGCCAGATGCTGGCCGACCGTGGTTACCAGGAAGTGGTCAATTTCGCCTTCGTCGAGGCAGCCTGGGAGGCCGATTTCGCCGCGAATGTGACCGAAGCCGAATTGATCCGCCTGGCCAATCCGATCGCCAGCCAGATGGCGGTAATGCGCTCGACCTTGTTCGGTGGCCTGATTTCGAACCTAGTTACCAACCTGAAGCGTAAGCAGACCCGTGTTCGTTTATTCGAAGTCGGCCGTACCTTCCATCGCGATGCTGATGCTCTGCCGGTGAATGGTTTCCGTCAGCCGTGGAGGCTGGCTGGACTGGCTTTCGGCGGTGCCTTGCCGGAAGGTTGGGGGAGTGGGGCGCGCAAGGTTGATTTCTACGACGTCAAGGGCGATATTGAAGCGCTGTTGGCGCCGGCTATTTTGCATTTCGAGAAACTGGTACATCCGGCGCTGCATCCAGGGCGTGCTGCCCGTATTCTGCTTGATGGCCGCGATATTGGCTGCGTCGGTGAACTGCATCCGGAATGGGTTCAAAAATACGACCTGCCGCAGGCTCCAGTGGTTTTTGAACTGGATTTCGACGCGGTCAAGGTAGCGAATGTTCCGGCCTATGCCGAGCTCTCCAAGTTCCCGCCGGTGATTCGCGACTTGGCCATTGTGGTTGACCAGAATGTTGTTTTGCAGACCTTGCTGGATGGACTTAAAGGACAGGTTTCTGACCTCATTCAGGACATCCAATTGTTCGATATTTACGTCGGAAAGGGCGTCCCGGAAAACAAGAAAAGTCTTGCTTTCCGTATAGTTATGCAAGATACTCAACGCACTTTGCAAGATTCAGAAGTTGATGCTGCAATGCAGCAACTGGTGTCCTGTTTCGAACAGGCATTCGGTGCTCAACTGCGTGCCTGA